One part of the Larimichthys crocea isolate SSNF chromosome XIX, L_crocea_2.0, whole genome shotgun sequence genome encodes these proteins:
- the LOC113743990 gene encoding sodium/potassium-transporting ATPase subunit alpha-1, which translates to MGRGEGREQYELAATSEQGGKKKGKGKKKEKDMDELKKEVDMDDHKLTLDELNRKYGTDLNNGLTSAKAAEILIRDGPNALTPPPTTPEWVKFCKQMFGGFSMLLWTGAILCFLAYGIQAAMEDEPANDNLYLGVVLSAVVIITGCFSYYQEAKSSKIMDSFKNLVPQQALVVRDGEKKHINAEEVVVGDLVEVKGGDRIPADLRIISAHGCKVDNSSLTGESEPQTRTPDFSNDNPLETRNIAFFSTNCVEGTARGIVISTGDRTVMGRIATLASGLEVGRTPISIEIEHFIHIITGVAVFLGVSFFILSLILGYSWLEAVIFLIGIIVANVPEGLLATVTVCLTLTAKRMAKKNCLVKNLEAVETLGSTSTICSDKTGTLTQNRMTVAHMWFDNQIHEADTTENQSGTSFDRSSATWAALARVAGLCNRAVFLAEQSNIAILKRDVAGDASESALLKCIELCCGSVQEMREKNPKISEIPFNSTNKYQLSIHKNGTPEGESKHLLVMKGAPERILDRCSTIMLQGKEQPLDDEMKDAFQNAYLELGGLGERVLGFCHFNMPDDQFPEDFAFDTDEVNFPTENLCFIGLMSMIDPPRAAVPDAVGKCRSAGIKVIMVTGDHPITAKAIAKGVGIISEGNETVEDIAARLNIPINEVNPRDAKACVVHGGDLKDLSPEQLDDILKYHTEIVFARTSPQQKLIIVEGCQRQGAIVAVTGDGVNDSPALKKADIGVAMGIAGSDVSKQAADMILLDDNFASIVTGVEEGRLIFDNLKKSIAYTLTSNIPEITPFLLFIIANIPLPLGTVTILCIDLGTDMVPAISLAYEAAESDIMKRQPRNPKTDKLVNERLISIAYGQIGMIQALAGFFTYFVILAENGFLPTTLLGIRVNWDNKYINDLEDSYGQQWTYEQRKIVEFTCHTAFFVSIVIVQWADLIICKTRRNSVFQQGMKNKILIFGLFEETALAAFLSYCPGMDVALRMYPLKPNWWFCAFPYSLLIFIYDEIRKLILRRSPGGWVERETYY; encoded by the exons GAAGGACGCGAGCAGTATGAGCTGGCTGCGACCTCGGAGCAGGGCGGCAAGAAGAAGGGGaaggggaagaagaaagagaaggataTGGATGAACTGAAGAAGGAAGTGGATATG gacgATCACAAGCTGACCCTCGATGAGCTCAATCGCAAATATGGAACAGACCTCAACAAT GGTCTGACTAGTGCGAAGGCTGCTGAGATTCTGATCCGTGATGGGCCCAATGCCCTCACTCCTCCACCCACCACCCCGGAGTGGGTCAAGTTCTGCAAACAG aTGTTTGGTGGTTTCTCCATGCTCCTGTGGACCGGTGCCATCCTCTGTTTCCTGGCCTACGGTATCCAGGCTGCAATGGAGGATGAACCCGCAAATGATAAT TTGTACCTGGGTGTCGTACTTTCTGCTGTCGTCATCATCACTGGTTGCTTCTCCTACTACCAAGAGGCCAAGAGCTCCAAGATCATGGACTCCTTCAAGAACCTGGTCCCACAG CAAGCCCTGGTCGTCCGTGACGGCGAGAAGAAGCACATCAACGCCGAGGAGGTGGTGGTCGGTGATTTGGTGGAGGTGAAAGGTGGTGACAGGATCCCCGCTGATCTGAGGATCATCTCCGCTCACGGCTGCAAG GTGGACAACTCCTCTCTGACCGGTGAATCTGAGCCCCAGACTCGTACTCCTGACTTCTCCAACGACAACCCTCTGGAGACCAGGAACATTGCTTTCTTCTCCACCAACTGCGTTGAAG GAACTGCCCGTGGTATCGTGATCAGCACCGGAGATCGTACCGTCATGGGTCGTATTGCCACTCTAGCCTCTGGACTCGAAGTTGGACGCACCCCCATCTCCATCGAGATCGAGCACTTCATCCACATCATCACCGGCGTGGCCGTCTTTCTCGGCGtctccttcttcatcctctccctcaTCCTTGGATACAGCTGGCTGGAGGCCGTCATCTTCCTCATCGGTATCATCGTCGCCAACGTGCCCGAAGGTCTCCTGGCTACCGTCACT GTGTGTCTGACCCTGACTGCTAAGCGTATGGCCAAGAAGAACTGCCTGGTGAAGAACTTGGAAGCTGTAGAGACCCTtggctccacctccaccatctGCTCTGACAAGACCGGCACCCTGACCCAGAACAGGATGACCGTCGCCCACATGTGGTTTGACAACCAGATCCACGAGGCCGACACCACTGAGAACCAGAGCGGCACCTCCTTCGACAGGAGCTCCGCCACCTGGGCTGCCTTGGCCAGAGTTGCTGGACTCTGCAACCGCGCCGTCTTCCTGGCTGAGCAGAGCAACATTGCCATCCTGAAG AGAGACGTGGCCGGTGACGCCTCCGAGTCGGCTCTGCTGAAATGTATCGAGCTGTGCTGCGGATCCGTccaggagatgagagagaaaaaccccaaaatatcCGAGATCCCCTTCAACTCGACCAACAAGTACCAG CTTTCCATTCACAAAAATGGCACACCTGAAGGAGAGTCCAAGCACCTGCTGGTGATGAAAGGAGCCCCGGAGAGGATTTTGGACCGCTGCTCCACCATCATGCTGCAGGGCAAAGAGCAGCCTCTGGACGACGAGATGAAAGACGCTTTCCAGAACGCCTACCTGGAGCTGGGAGGACTGGGAGAAAGAGTGCTGG GTTTCTGCCACTTCAACATGCCTGACGACCAGTTCCCAGAAGACTTTGCTTTCGACACAGACGAGGTGAACTTCCCCACTGAGAACCTGTGCTTCATCGGCCTCATGTCCATGATCGACCCTCCTCGTGCCGCTGTGCCCGATGCCGTCGGCAAATGCAGGAGCGCTGGGATCAAG GTCATCATGGTCACAGGTGATCATCCAATCACAGCTAAGGCCATTGCTAAGGGTGTGGGCATCATCTCCGAAGGCAACGAGACCGTTGAGGACATCGCTGCACGTCTGAACATCCCAATCAACGAAGTTAACCCAAG aGATGCCAAGGCCTGTGTCGTCCACGGTGGAGACCTCAAAGATCTGTCCCCAGAGCAGCTCGACGACATCCTGAAGTACCACACCGAGATCGTCTTCGCCCGAACCTCCCCGCAGCAGAAACTGATCATCGTGGAAGGCTGCCAGAGACAG GGAGCCATTGTGGCTGTGACAGGCGACGGCGTGAACGACTCTCCGGCTCTGAAGAAGGCCGACATCGGCGTCGCCATGGGTATCGCTGGATCTGACGTCTCCAAGCAGGCCGCTGACATGATCCTGCTGGACGACAACTTTGCCTCCATCGTTACCGGAGTGGAAGAAG GCCGTCTGATCTTTGACAACTTGAAGAAATCCATCGCCTACACCCTGACCAGCAACATCCCTGAGATcacccccttcctcctcttcatcatcgcCAACATCCCTCTGCCCCTGGGAACCGTCACCATCCTCTGTATTGACCTGGGAACTGACATG GTCCCCGCCATCTCTCTGGCTTATGAAGCAGCTGAGAGTGACATCATGAAGAGACAGCCCAGAAaccccaaaacagacaaactggtGAACGAGAGGCTCATCAGCATAGCATACGGACAGATCG GTATGATCCAGGCGCTGGCAGGTTTCTTCACCTACTTTGTGATCCTGGCTGAAAATGGCTTCCTGCCCACCACCCTGCTGGGCATCAGAGTGAACTGGGATAATAAATACATCAATGATCTGGAGGACAGCTACGGACAGCAGTGG ACTTACGAGCAGAGGAAGATCGTGGAGTTCACCTGCCACACAGCCTTCTTCGTCAGCATCGTCATCGTCCAGTGGGCCGATCTGATCATCTGTAAGACCAGGAGGAACTCTGTCTTCCAACAGGGCATGAA GAACAAGATCCTGATCTTTGGACTGTTTGAGGAGACCGCCCTGGCCGCCTTCCTCTCTTACTGCCCCGGCATGGACGTCGCCCTCAGAATGTACCCTCTCAA gcCCAACTGGTGGTTCTGCGCCTTCCCTTACTCCCTGCTCATCTTTATCTATGATGAAATCCGTAAGCTGATCCTCAGACGCAGCCCAGGAG GTTGGGTGGAACGGGAGACCTACTATTAA